In one Agathobacter rectalis ATCC 33656 genomic region, the following are encoded:
- a CDS encoding bifunctional chorismate mutase/prephenate dehydratase — translation MEDLMKLRESIDEIDSEIVRLYKERMDISNHVAKYKITTGKKVFDKTREDEKLEKLSSLADDEFLKHGIVELFEQIMSTSRKKQYQLMTEHGIVEKENFTEVDSLDFSNARIVFQGVEGAYSQLAMKTYFGENCNGYNVDSWKDAMEDIKCGKADYAVLPIENSSAGIVSENYDLLVEYDNYIVGEQIIRIDHSLMGLPGAKISDIRTVYSHPQALMQCSDFFDEHKDINQVAVRNTAFSAKKVKDDGDITQAGIASHISADIYGLQVLESRIQNNKNNATRFIIVSAKRVCRRDADRISICFETPHKSGALYHMLAHFIYNGINMLNIQSRPISDKAWEYRFFVDFEGRFTDTAVQNALRGIREEAIALKILGTY, via the coding sequence ATGGAAGATTTAATGAAATTGAGAGAGTCTATCGATGAGATAGACAGTGAAATAGTCAGATTATATAAGGAAAGAATGGATATCTCAAATCACGTTGCCAAGTATAAGATAACCACCGGCAAAAAGGTCTTTGACAAGACGAGAGAGGATGAAAAGCTTGAGAAATTATCGTCTCTTGCAGATGATGAGTTTTTGAAGCATGGTATAGTTGAGCTTTTTGAACAGATTATGTCGACCAGTAGAAAGAAGCAGTATCAGCTTATGACTGAGCATGGCATAGTGGAGAAGGAAAACTTTACTGAGGTAGACAGCCTGGATTTTTCCAATGCACGGATTGTGTTTCAGGGAGTTGAGGGTGCATATTCACAGCTTGCCATGAAGACATACTTTGGCGAGAACTGTAATGGCTACAACGTGGATTCCTGGAAGGATGCCATGGAGGATATCAAATGCGGAAAGGCTGATTATGCAGTGCTTCCGATAGAGAATTCTTCAGCCGGTATTGTATCTGAAAACTATGATCTGCTTGTTGAATACGACAATTATATAGTTGGGGAGCAGATTATACGCATCGACCACAGTCTGATGGGACTTCCGGGTGCAAAGATTTCTGATATAAGGACTGTGTATTCACATCCACAGGCGCTTATGCAGTGCTCAGATTTTTTTGATGAGCATAAGGATATTAACCAGGTGGCTGTCAGGAATACAGCTTTTTCTGCAAAGAAGGTAAAGGATGACGGAGATATCACACAGGCTGGCATAGCTAGCCATATCTCGGCTGATATATACGGGCTTCAGGTGCTTGAGAGCCGCATACAGAACAATAAAAACAATGCAACAAGGTTTATAATTGTGTCGGCTAAAAGGGTATGCCGCAGAGATGCGGACAGGATAAGCATATGCTTTGAGACACCTCACAAGAGTGGTGCACTATATCATATGCTGGCACACTTTATATACAATGGAATCAATATGTTAAATATCCAGTCTCGTCCGATATCTGATAAGGCGTGGGAGTACAGGTTCTTTGTTGATTTTGAAGGACGTTTTACAGATACAGCGGTGCAGAATGCGTTAAGAGGCATAAGGGAAGAGGCAATTGCCCTTAAGATTCTTGGTACATATTAG
- the folD gene encoding bifunctional methylenetetrahydrofolate dehydrogenase/methenyltetrahydrofolate cyclohydrolase FolD, translating to MANLIDGKLISTQIKDELKEEVTELKKKGIEGCLAVIQVGNDPASSVYVRNKKKACEYVGIKSLSYELAEETTEDEILKLIEKLNADSSVNGILCQLPLPKHIDEDKVIDAIDPKKDVDGFSPQSVGAMVIGKPGFLPCTPAGIIQLLKRSNIDIDGKSCVVVGRSNIVGKPMSLLMLRENATVTVCHSHTKDLKDVCKNADILIVAIGKPKFIDASYVKDGAVVIDVGIHRNAENKLCGDVDFDSVVSKASHITPVPGGVGPMTIAMLMSNCVEAMKR from the coding sequence ATGGCTAATCTAATAGACGGAAAATTAATTTCAACACAGATTAAGGATGAGCTTAAGGAAGAAGTGACAGAGCTTAAGAAAAAAGGTATCGAGGGGTGCCTTGCGGTGATTCAGGTCGGAAATGACCCTGCATCATCAGTGTATGTTCGCAACAAGAAAAAGGCATGTGAGTATGTCGGAATCAAATCGCTTTCGTATGAACTTGCAGAGGAGACTACGGAGGATGAGATATTAAAACTTATCGAAAAGCTCAATGCTGATTCTTCTGTAAATGGTATTCTCTGTCAGCTTCCACTGCCAAAGCATATCGATGAGGACAAGGTTATTGATGCTATCGACCCGAAGAAGGATGTTGACGGCTTCAGTCCACAGAGTGTTGGAGCGATGGTTATAGGAAAGCCTGGTTTTTTGCCGTGTACTCCGGCCGGTATCATTCAGCTTTTAAAGAGAAGCAATATAGATATTGATGGTAAAAGCTGTGTTGTGGTTGGCAGAAGCAATATAGTCGGCAAGCCTATGTCACTTCTCATGCTTAGGGAGAATGCAACTGTTACGGTATGTCATTCACATACAAAGGATTTAAAAGATGTATGTAAAAATGCTGATATACTTATAGTGGCAATAGGAAAGCCTAAGTTTATAGATGCTTCATATGTGAAGGATGGTGCGGTTGTCATTGATGTTGGAATCCACAGAAATGCTGAAAATAAGCTGTGTGGTGATGTGGATTTTGATTCTGTTGTGTCTAAAGCGTCACATATCACACCTGTACCGGGCGGTGTAGGTCCTATGACAATTGCGATGCTCATGAGCAATTGTGTTGAGGCTATGAAGAGATAA
- a CDS encoding DUF5050 domain-containing protein, whose translation MKKYLKIIIPLILICITGLVIYHFVSKVKLNSSYVNGNTAGNLYNAGLFCESDGEVFFSNTNDNGRLYAMNIDGSNIHKLSNDTAMYINADKNYVYYVRNNNQKITSQTFFSYDRNSLCRIKRNGHGSTVLDPDPCIYASLIGNYIYYLHYDTQTATSLYRIRIDGEEKKKIKNHYLFTCNTSDRYFYYNNPKNGQLYRYDTASQSEALFYDCNCYKPVVLDDTNVYYMDVNRDNAIVHVNINNPNPVVLTEANIEHYNVYGSLIFYQRGGDNPALCVVKNDGTGFKELAKGEFCNINVTSQYVYFTDFVSNKEYCTSTQNPDTIKALQP comes from the coding sequence ATGAAAAAATATCTAAAAATAATTATTCCACTAATTTTAATATGCATCACAGGCCTTGTTATATACCATTTTGTATCAAAGGTAAAGCTTAATTCATCCTATGTAAATGGTAATACTGCAGGTAATCTGTACAATGCCGGGCTCTTCTGTGAAAGTGACGGTGAAGTATTTTTCTCAAATACAAACGACAACGGCAGGCTGTATGCCATGAATATTGACGGCAGCAATATACATAAACTGAGCAATGACACAGCCATGTACATAAACGCAGATAAAAACTATGTCTATTACGTAAGAAACAACAATCAGAAAATCACAAGTCAGACCTTCTTTTCATATGACAGGAACAGTCTCTGCCGTATAAAAAGAAATGGCCACGGCTCCACCGTGCTGGATCCTGACCCATGCATCTATGCATCCCTGATAGGCAACTACATATATTATCTGCACTATGACACACAAACAGCTACCTCTCTATACCGCATCAGAATAGATGGAGAAGAAAAAAAGAAAATAAAAAATCACTATCTGTTTACCTGCAACACATCAGACCGGTATTTTTATTATAATAATCCAAAAAACGGACAGCTATACAGATATGACACTGCTTCACAGAGTGAAGCCTTATTCTACGACTGCAACTGCTACAAGCCGGTTGTGCTGGATGACACAAATGTATACTACATGGATGTAAATCGTGACAATGCGATTGTCCATGTCAATATCAACAATCCAAATCCTGTAGTTTTAACGGAAGCCAATATTGAGCATTACAATGTATATGGCAGTCTGATATTCTATCAGCGCGGCGGTGATAATCCGGCACTGTGTGTTGTAAAAAATGACGGCACCGGCTTTAAAGAGCTTGCTAAGGGTGAGTTTTGCAACATAAACGTAACATCACAGTATGTGTATTTCACAGATTTTGTCTCAAACAAAGAGTACTGTACATCCACACAGAATCCGGATACAATAAAGGCTTTACAGCCATAA
- a CDS encoding chitobiase/beta-hexosaminidase C-terminal domain-containing protein: MRCANCGNELKAGSLYCDVCGHPVQIVPDYNEFDDYLDNLVGNDDRRTDGQKTAKPVSDRTIRFDDPVREQLHSAGQWNGQKTDRMSQSVKQQVRQAQTGEQQSQTKQPCEKPQSDGQRAKRAQQKKIIIISAVVCAVAIVILIAAITRNVSRSHDNSFDYQVKQAKAAYSAGNINSAVSYYEKALSIDSDNTDVRFALADIYMSKKDYDAALVLYQEIINIDPKSKEAYKQLISIYESKKDYDAIVALRESAKDASVLKLFADYTVSKPQFSKSSGKYGETMELSIDADSDTKIYYSYDSDDPLTRGERYYSPITLDKEGTYEITAVAVDDRGIKSEVASAKYEIEFEAPDAPEIDPDGGTFGAQTDITITVPENCKVYYTWDSSDPSAASTEYTAPIPVPEGNNVLSVIAIDQNTGKCSDIYRSRFEFYMN; the protein is encoded by the coding sequence ATGAGATGTGCCAATTGTGGTAATGAATTGAAGGCGGGCAGTCTGTACTGTGATGTCTGTGGGCATCCGGTTCAGATAGTGCCTGATTACAACGAATTTGATGATTATCTTGATAATCTGGTTGGAAATGATGACAGGCGAACTGATGGACAAAAGACTGCAAAGCCTGTGTCTGATAGGACAATCAGGTTTGATGATCCGGTGAGGGAACAGCTTCATAGTGCCGGTCAGTGGAACGGACAAAAAACGGACAGAATGTCACAGTCTGTAAAGCAGCAAGTGAGACAGGCTCAGACAGGTGAGCAGCAGTCTCAGACGAAACAACCGTGTGAGAAGCCGCAGTCTGACGGACAGAGGGCAAAGAGAGCGCAGCAGAAGAAGATAATTATTATATCAGCTGTAGTGTGCGCTGTAGCAATTGTAATACTTATTGCAGCTATTACACGTAATGTAAGCAGATCACATGACAATTCATTTGATTATCAGGTGAAGCAGGCAAAGGCAGCTTATTCGGCGGGAAATATAAATTCCGCGGTTTCTTATTATGAGAAGGCTTTGTCGATTGATTCGGATAATACAGATGTCAGATTTGCTTTGGCTGATATATATATGTCGAAGAAGGATTATGATGCCGCTCTTGTGCTGTATCAGGAAATTATCAATATTGATCCAAAGAGCAAAGAGGCTTATAAGCAGCTTATCTCGATTTATGAATCAAAAAAGGATTATGATGCAATTGTTGCGCTGCGTGAGAGTGCTAAGGATGCATCTGTTTTAAAGCTTTTTGCGGATTATACTGTATCTAAACCGCAGTTTAGCAAGAGCAGTGGCAAGTATGGAGAGACTATGGAGCTTTCTATAGATGCAGACAGCGATACCAAAATATACTATTCATATGATTCGGATGATCCTTTGACCAGAGGAGAAAGATATTATAGCCCGATCACCCTGGACAAGGAAGGCACATATGAGATAACAGCTGTTGCGGTTGATGACAGAGGAATCAAAAGCGAGGTGGCATCTGCCAAGTATGAAATCGAGTTTGAGGCACCGGATGCACCGGAGATAGACCCTGACGGAGGTACATTTGGTGCACAGACAGACATTACAATCACAGTACCTGAAAATTGTAAGGTATACTATACCTGGGATTCGTCAGATCCGAGTGCTGCATCAACAGAGTATACAGCTCCAATACCTGTTCCTGAGGGAAATAATGTGCTTTCTGTTATTGCGATAGACCAGAATACCGGAAAGTGCAGTGATATATACAGATCAAGATTTGAATTTTATATGAATTAA